In Thermoleophilia bacterium, the genomic stretch CGGGGCGGGAGCCGAGGTCGAGCTTTTCGTTGATCAGCGTCGCCAACCCCAACCTTTCAGCCAGGGTCGCCGGGATGATCAGACCGGCGTCACTCACCAGCCCGGAGTCGTCGAAACGAGGCTTGATCTTCTCGATGCGAAACTCGGCGGAATGCTTCACCATCTGGGTGACCTCCTGACTCGGGCCGCGACAGGTGCAATCTGTCGCTATCAAGCCCTTTCAGGAGGTCATTTTGCTAAATGGATCGGACGGAAACGGTGGATTCAGGCTTAGTCGCCGGCCCGGGGCACAATCACCACGGGGCAGGCCGAGGAGCGCATCACTCTGACCGAAGTTCCTCCAAGCAGGACACGCCGGATGGGGCCATAAGATCTGGATCCCAGGACGAGCAAGTCCAAGTCCAGGGATGCTTCGGTGAGCTCGTCCGCTGCGTATCCGACCCGAACCTGGCCCTCGGCCCCGTCCACACCCACGCGGCGAGTCGCTTCGGCTACCGCCTTCTCCGTGTCTTCTTGCAAGTGGTCCCAGTAGGCCTGGTCGGTGAACCCACCGCGACCAGGCGAGATGACGGCCGGAACAACACCGATAATGAGAACGGAAGCCTTCAGCTTCTTGGCCAATTCGCTTCCATAGCTGAGAGCGTCTTCCGACTCTCGCGTGCTGTGGAAACCGATACCGATCTTGCCAAACCGCGCGCCCCCGCTTCTCCGCCAACCGCGGGGTGTCACGATGACGGAACATGGAGATCCAGCGGCGAGGCGCGCGCCCGCGTCACCCATCAGCACCCTGCCGATCGGACCGCGATGACTCGATCCAATGATCATCGCCCCCGCCTCGAGCTCCTCAGCAGCTTCCGTCAGGCCCCGGGGGACTGAGTGTTCGATGGCCCGGTGAAAGTGAAAGTCCTGGCC encodes the following:
- a CDS encoding IS1380 family transposase; its protein translation is MVKHSAEFRIEKIKPRFDDSGLVSDAGLIIPATLAERLGLATLINEKLDLGSRP
- a CDS encoding universal stress protein → MDVVIVGVEETEEAKDALRFARLFADAEEAELHVVSVRSDTIFYEGTDQMEADREKFFEQMLEFAREEVGQDFHFHRAIEHSVPRGLTEAAEELEAGAMIIGSSHRGPIGRVLMGDAGARLAAGSPCSVIVTPRGWRRSGGARFGKIGIGFHSTRESEDALSYGSELAKKLKASVLIIGVVPAVISPGRGGFTDQAYWDHLQEDTEKAVAEATRRVGVDGAEGQVRVGYAADELTEASLDLDLLVLGSRSYGPIRRVLLGGTSVRVMRSSACPVVIVPRAGD